A genomic region of Stegostoma tigrinum isolate sSteTig4 chromosome 13, sSteTig4.hap1, whole genome shotgun sequence contains the following coding sequences:
- the LOC125458141 gene encoding heterogeneous nuclear ribonucleoprotein A/B-like isoform X2, whose protein sequence is MANAGQQYVEGSENGHYEEGEGQAAGGRGMAVDGAEPSSGADSEGSKINASKNEEDAGKMFVGGLSWDTSKKDLKDYFSKFGEVVDCTIKMDPATGRSRGFGFILFKDSSCADRVLEQKEHKLDGRVVDPKRAMAMKKEPVKKIFVGGLHPDTPEDKIREYFGAFGEVESIELPMDSKTNKRRGFCFISFKEEEPVKKILEKKYHDVGSSKCEIKVAQPKEVYQQQQQWGGRGSLTGRGRGSGRGAGQSNGNYGKAPRRGAAHQGGYKPY, encoded by the exons ATGGCCAACGCCGGGCAGCAGTACGTGGAAGGATCGGAGAACGGTCACTACGAGGAGGGAGAGGGTCAGGCTGCCGGCGGGCGGGGAATGGCGGTGGACGGAGCAGAACCTTCCTCGGGAGCCGACAGCGAGGGGTCGAAAATCAACGCAAGTAAAAACGAAGAAGACGCTGG GAAAATGTTCGTAGGAGGCTTGAGTTGGGATACAAGcaaaaaggacctgaaggattATTTTTCCAAATTCGGCGAAGTTGTGGATTGCACAATTAAGATGGATCCTGCAACCGGAAGGTCGAGGGGGTTTGGATTTATCCTCTTCAAAGATTCTTCGTGTGCCGATAGA GTTTTGGAACAAAAAGAACACAAACTAGATGGTAGAGTAGTGGATCCTAAAAGAGCAATGGCAATGAAGAAAGAACCTGTGAAGAAGATATTTGTTGGAGGTCTTCATCCTGATACCCCAGAAGATAAAATAAGAGAATACTTTGGagcctttggtgag GTGGAATCAATTGAACTTCCAATGGATAGCAAGACCAACAAAAGGAGAGGATTTTGTTTCATTTCGTTTAAAGAGGAGGAACCAGTAAAAAAGATTTTGGAGAAGAAGTACCATGATGTTGGAAGCAGCAAG TGTGAAATAAAAGTGGCTCAGCCTAAAGAAGTTTaccaacagcagcagcagtgggGAGGCAGAGGTAGCCTTACAGGACGGGGTAGAGGTAGTGGCCGTGGAGCTG GTCAGAGTAATGGTAACTACGGGAAAGCACCGAGGCGTGGGGCAGCTCACCAAGGCGGTTACAAACCGTATTGA
- the LOC125458141 gene encoding heterogeneous nuclear ribonucleoprotein D-like isoform X1, which translates to MANAGQQYVEGSENGHYEEGEGQAAGGRGMAVDGAEPSSGADSEGSKINASKNEEDAGKMFVGGLSWDTSKKDLKDYFSKFGEVVDCTIKMDPATGRSRGFGFILFKDSSCADRVLEQKEHKLDGRVVDPKRAMAMKKEPVKKIFVGGLHPDTPEDKIREYFGAFGEVESIELPMDSKTNKRRGFCFISFKEEEPVKKILEKKYHDVGSSKCEIKVAQPKEVYQQQQQWGGRGSLTGRGRGSGRGAGQSQSWSQGYSNNYWNPSYGSSYGYSGQSGYGAYGGYDYTGYNYNSSYYGGYGQGYDYSQSNGNYGKAPRRGAAHQGGYKPY; encoded by the exons ATGGCCAACGCCGGGCAGCAGTACGTGGAAGGATCGGAGAACGGTCACTACGAGGAGGGAGAGGGTCAGGCTGCCGGCGGGCGGGGAATGGCGGTGGACGGAGCAGAACCTTCCTCGGGAGCCGACAGCGAGGGGTCGAAAATCAACGCAAGTAAAAACGAAGAAGACGCTGG GAAAATGTTCGTAGGAGGCTTGAGTTGGGATACAAGcaaaaaggacctgaaggattATTTTTCCAAATTCGGCGAAGTTGTGGATTGCACAATTAAGATGGATCCTGCAACCGGAAGGTCGAGGGGGTTTGGATTTATCCTCTTCAAAGATTCTTCGTGTGCCGATAGA GTTTTGGAACAAAAAGAACACAAACTAGATGGTAGAGTAGTGGATCCTAAAAGAGCAATGGCAATGAAGAAAGAACCTGTGAAGAAGATATTTGTTGGAGGTCTTCATCCTGATACCCCAGAAGATAAAATAAGAGAATACTTTGGagcctttggtgag GTGGAATCAATTGAACTTCCAATGGATAGCAAGACCAACAAAAGGAGAGGATTTTGTTTCATTTCGTTTAAAGAGGAGGAACCAGTAAAAAAGATTTTGGAGAAGAAGTACCATGATGTTGGAAGCAGCAAG TGTGAAATAAAAGTGGCTCAGCCTAAAGAAGTTTaccaacagcagcagcagtgggGAGGCAGAGGTAGCCTTACAGGACGGGGTAGAGGTAGTGGCCGTGGAGCTG GTCAAAGTCAGAGCTGGAGTCAAGGATACAGCAATAATTATTGGAATCCAAGCTATGGCAGCAGTTATGGTTACAGCGGACAAAGTGGCTATGGTGCATATGGAGGCTATGATTATACTGGCTATAATTACAATAGCAGTTACTATGGTGGATATGGTCAAGGATATGATTACA GTCAGAGTAATGGTAACTACGGGAAAGCACCGAGGCGTGGGGCAGCTCACCAAGGCGGTTACAAACCGTATTGA